The nucleotide window ACAAAATGGAGAAAGCTCAACTGCCCTGATTTTTAACATTATTGCTTCATTATTTCCTTTTTTTTTGAACAATTCCCTTTAATTTTGTGTTTGAATAAATAAAGCTAATGGCATTAGCTTTGCGTAATTCAGAACCATTTTAAATAAAACCTTAAATATAATGTTTGAAAAATATGATCCTGCTGAAAACAAGATTTTCAGAATCATAGATAATGAGGGTGTAATTATCAACAAAGAAGAGAAAGCCGGTCTTTCACCCGAAAAAATAGTTGAATCCTATAAACAAATGCTTTTTGCCCGCACCGCTGACTTTATGGCTGTTTCATACCAGCGCCAGGGTAGGATGTTTACTTTTCCGCCCAATTATGGTCAGGAAGCCATTTCTCAGGCATTGGCACTGGTTTGGCGTAAAGATGACTGGTTTGTCCCCGCTTTTCGTGAGCTGGGTGCATGGCTGGCCAAGGGAGCAAGCATGAAAGACGTATTTATGTATTTCATGGGCTACGAGGAAGGAACAGTTTTCAGAAATGCCGAAAACATGATGCCTATCTCCGTTCCTATCGGCAGTCAGTTGCTTCATGCAGCCGGTATTGGCTATGCGGTTAACTATAAAAAAGAAGACAAGGTCGTTTTTACTGTAGTAGGTGACGGAGGCACTTCAACAGGTGATTTTCACGAAGCATTGAATTTTGCTGCTGTCTGGAACGCTCCTGTAGTATTTGTCATTCAGAATAATCAGTTTGCCATCTCTGTACCATTGAAGAAACAGACAAAATCCATCAATCTGGCCGTAAAATCAAAGGCTTATGGAATTCCCGGTATTCTTGTTGATGGCAACGATCTGTTTGCCATGTATCTGGCAGTAAAGAACGCAGCCGATTATGCCCGAAGTGGAAACGGCCCTGTACTGATCGAAGCACTCACCTACCGCAAAGGGGCTCATACTACTTCTGACGATCCCACCAAATACCGGACAAAAGATGAAGAAGAACACTGGGACAAAACCGATCCCCTTGTCAGGTTAAAGAAATACATTGAAAAAAATAAGCTCTGGGATACATCAGAAGAGGAAAAACTGATCGAAGAATACAAAAAGGAAATTGACAGGCAATTTACAGAAGCAGAAAACCAGCCACCCTATCCGCTGGAAGATGTGTTTAAATATATGTACGCAGAAATGCCGGATGAACTGAAACAACAGATGGCAGAACATCAGAAATTTTTAAACTGGAAGGAGGCAAGAAAATGAAGGTCATGAATATGGTCCAGGCCATCAATGACGCACTGGACATTAAAATGGGTGAAGACAATTCCATTGTGGTTTACGGAGAAGATGTCGGGGTTGAAGGTGGTGTGTTCCGTGTAACTGAAAATTTACAAAATAAATATGGGGAAGCACGGTGTTTCGATACTCCCCTCGCTGAATCAGCCATCATGGGAACTGCTGTGGGAATGTGTGCTGCCGGGCTCAGACCGGTCATCGAAATTCAGTTCTGCGGCTTCATGTATCCTGCTATGAATCAGTTGATTTCTCATGCCACACGCCTTCACAACCGAACCAGAGGACGCTACAAGGTTCCCATGGTAATCCGACTGCCATACGGTGGCGGTATTAATGCCCTAGAGCTTCATTCCGAAAGCATGGAAGCTGTTTACGGACATATTCCCGGTCTAAAAGTTGTGATTCCTTCCACCCCTTATGATGCCAAAGGTTTGCTGATATCTGCCATCGAAAGTGATGACCTCATTCTGTTCATGGAGCCGAAAAGGATTTACAGGGCTATCAAACAGGAAGTACCGGAAGAAAAATTTTCCATTCCACTTGGAAAAGCAAAGGTTCTTTCTGAAGGAACGGATGTTACTGTCGTTGCATTTGGGGCTATGATACGTGAAGTTCAGAAAGCTATGGTCATGGCGAAACAGGCTGGCATTTCCGTTGAACTGATTGACCTCCGTTCAGTATATCCAATTGATAAAGAAACCATTGCAAAAAGTGTAAAGAAAACCGGAAGGGTTATCACCGTTGCCGAAGGTCCGGTATCTTTCGGCATTGGGGCTGAAATCACTGCACTGGTCAATGAACATTCCTTCCTGTCGCTGGAAGCTCCCCCAAAACGTGTTCAGGGATTTGATGTCATCGTTCCGCTGCCGAAAGGCGAACATCATTACATGATCAGCCCTGAAAAGATTTTTTATGAAATAGAAAGAACTGTGAACTATTGAAAATCATTCACTATGAGATATATTTTTAAATTTCCTGACATAGGAGAAGGACTTGACGAAGGAACCATTGCTGAATGGTATGTTGAAAAGGGTCACAGGGTGGAAGCCGGTCAGCCACTAGTTAAAATGGAAACTGACAAGGTGGTTACCGATATACCGTCTCCCAAGTCAGGGGTTATAGCTGCTGTATTTGGTAAAGTTGGTGAGACCATTCATGTAGGCAACCCCCTTGTGGAAATCGAAATAGAAGGAGTTGCAGGAGAACAAGCTGTTGAAGAAGCCCGAAAGGATTTTACCACCGAACCAATAGAAGAAGGCGCCAGCGTGGTCGGAACGATGGAAGTGGCCGGCAATGCTGCATTTTTACCTGCAGGAGATGAAGGTTTCCCTGCTCAGGAAAAGAAAGAAAAACCGGCACAGCGGAAAGCACTCGCCACTCCTGTTGCACGTGCCATGGCCAAAGAGCTGAATATCGACATCAATGATGTTGCAGGAACAGGGCCTGCCGGCAGAGTAACCATAAATGATATTAAAAAAGCTCATTTAAGTCTCAGCAGTATTCAAAAAACAGCTGTTAAGGTTGCTGAAATTCCCGATCGTATCAGCTTTGAACCGCTTACCCAGATTCGTAAGGCGATTATCCGGAATATGACCGTTTCCAAACAAACCATTCCTCACATGACTGTTCATGAAGAAGTTGAGGTCAGTGAACTGGTCAGAATCAGGGAAAAATACAGGCAACGCTTAGCTGAAGAGCAAATCAGACTTAGTTTTCTTCCTTTTATCATCCGGGCTGTGGCACAGTCACTGGCAAAATTTAAAGTCATCAATGCCCAGCTTGACCTTGAAAATGAAAGGATTATCTTTAAAAATTACATTAACATCGGCATTGCTGTCGATACGCCTGACGGACTGGTTGTTCCGGTAATTAAAGATGCCAATACAAAATCCATTAAGACTATTGCACAGGAGCTGAATGAAATATCTGTCAAAGCCAGAGAAAGAGGTCTGAAACTGGAAGATATGAAAGACGGAACCTTTACAATAACCAACTATGGTTCTATTGGCGGCCTTTGGGCAAATCCTATCATCAATCATCCACAGTCTGCCATTCTGGGTGTCGGACGCATGATAAAAAAACCCGTCATCAAAGATAATCAGGTGCAGGCCGGTATCATTCAACCTTTGAGCCTTGCCGTTGACCACCGCATTGTCGATGGAGGTGAAGTAACCCGTTTTCTCAACCAGGTGATGGAATATCTTTCAGATCCTGTATCACTGATTTTAGATTAAAAAAAATACTATGAAATACGATGTCATCATAATAGGAGCAGGACCTGCCGGTTATGTAGCCGCTATACGTGCAGGGCAGGTTGGTTTGAAAACCGCTCTGATTGAAAAAAAACATGTGGGTGGAATGTGCCTTAACTGGGGCTGTGTCCCGACCAAAGCCATAATTGAAAGCGGAAAATTTTTCAGACGTCTGCAGAAAGCTGAAGAATTCGGTATATCAGGCATTGACCAGAAAAAGATAGTATTTGACTGGGAGCAAGCCACTAAAAGAGCAGGAAAAATCGTTAACCGCCTGACAAAAGGAATTGAATACCTGCTGAAAAAAAACGGTGTTGATATTATCGAAGGAACAGCCATTATCAATGGAAAAGGTTCGGTCAGTGTCAACAATCGTTTGATTGAAGGTGAAAATATTGTGATTGCCACAGGTTCATACCCAATAAAGGTCGAAGGAAATGTAGCCGCTGAAGATATTGTCGAAATTGAAAATCTTTTCAGCTTAAAAGAAATTCCCACTCACCTTGTACTGACAGGCCACGGGCCGACAGTTGCCGAAATGGCTCAGTTTTTCGCTTTCATCGGAAGAAAAGTTACTGTTCTCCTTTCAGATGATTTTATTATTCACGATTGCGACCGCTTTCTGTCTGAATATCTTTTCAAAAAACTTCAGTCTGAAAAAATTACATTCATCAAAGCCCAAAAAATCGACTCTTTTGAAAAAGGGATTCTGAATGCTGCCGGAGAAGAAATCAAATGCGACCTGATCATAAATTGCAACTACCGTAAAGCCATTGTCCCTGATTCAAAAGCAGAACTGGAACTGACGGATGATGGATTTATCAAAACGGATGATAATCTGCAAACCAGCATTGAGGGCATTTATGCCATAGGGGATGTCAATGGCAGAAGTTATCTGGCTCATGCCGCCTCTGCTCAGGGAATATGGGTCATCAACCATCTGAAAGGCATACAAAACAATCTTAATCTCAGGCTTTATCCCCTGAATATTTATACCTCTCCGGAAATAGCACAGATAGGCCATAGCCAAAGTGAACTTCAGGAAATGGGTTTTGAGATAAAAATCAGTGAATTTCCATTGACTGCCAATGCCAAAGCATTATCGGAAGGGAATAACGAAGGACTCATCCGCATACTCTCAGAACCAAAATACGGACAAGTGCTTGGTGTTCAGATTATTGCCGAAAATGCCACCGATCTGATTGCCGAGGCTTCTGTCTATATGCAGTTCGAAGCCACCGTTTTCGACATCGCTCAGACCATCCACGCCCACCCGACTATTTCTGAAATATTTACTGAGGCCGGTTTTGATGCATTCGATAAAGCCATTCACAAGTAGTTCCAAACGGTGGATTTTATTGAGGTTAAAAAATACGACCTTCCTGATTTTCAGATTCTTTCAGAACAAGAATACCCCGATTTCAGATACTTCATCTGGAAACCCGATCGTTATTACCTGATTCTCGGCTCATCCAACAAAGCAGAAACTTCCCTGATTGTGGAAAATGTTCTGAATGACCAGATTCCTGTTTATAAAAGGCCTTCCGGTGGAGAAAGCGTTTTGCTGGGGCCCGATACACTCGTTTTGTCAACCCTGATACACACTCAGAAACTGGAAGACCCTCCCAAACATTTTCATGACTGTAACATACGTATCATGAATGCATTAACGGAGATGGGTGTAAAAAATATATCACAAAAAGGAATTTCGGATATTGCTATCGGCAATAAGAAAATTGCCGGCTCATCGATTTACAGAAAAACCAATATCGTATTTTATCATGCTGTGCTTAATGTAGCCGAAAGTCCCGAAAAGCTTGAAAAATATCTGGCAATGCCTTCCAAACAACCCGATTACCGACAAAACAGACCTCATCATGAGTTTGTTACTTCCCTTAAAGCCGAAGGCTATGATTTTGGTGAGCAGTTCCCGTTAATATTGGGAAGGATGCTTAATCATTCAGCTCCCTGATTTATTCATCCTTGATTTTTTTCACTCCGTGCCCTTCTTTTTTTGGCTTATAGTTTCTCTTTTTATACAAGGGGTCTCTCTTTTCCCAGCCTTCAATTTCAGGAGGGAACAAGCCAAATTCTGAATTCTTCTTAACTTTTGAAGGCTCCTTATAGCGGATGGCTTTCTGAAAAGCCAAAGTTCTTTTTTTAGCTGTTCGTCTTGTTTTAAAGGGGCTCTGTTCGATATTGGCCGAATGGTAGCGGGTACGGTCAGGACCGAATCTTCCGCTTTCAATATTGGCAACATGCCTGTATCCGCCTCTTGTTTTGAATGACATGGCTTCGATATTGGCACTTTTACGTGGACGGTAGCCCGATTTGAAAACCCCTCCTTCTATGTTGGCCCTGCCCGGCATCCGGTATCCCGACCTGAAAGTTCCTGACTCTATATTTCCTCCTTTTGGGCGAAAAGAAAAGTCGAAACCCTGACGGTAATCAATTCTTTTGACCGGACGAAAATGCTTGTAATGCGTCCTTATACGCATATTTTTTGTCCGGTAGCCTCTGGTATGCCTGTAATTGGGTGTCCCTCCCATTGACCAGATGCTCTTCGGACTGGAATAATAATGATTCGGGGCACACATTCCACCCGGACAACCTGATTCGGCACATGAGCCTAATAAAATCAGAAGACAGTATGATAATATTAACCAGAAAAGAGTTTTCATGTCAGGCAAAGATACATCAGCATAGAGTATTTCAGAAGTATAAAGGATGAAACCTTACCCCATGCCTGTTGAATTCGAGAGCAGGAGCAGGAAATTTGATAACAGATACACATCCGAGTAAAAGTTTTAAAAACTTTTTGTCAGTCTTAATTTTCCATGTATTGACATCAAGTGCCAGATAAAACTGCCGGTAACGGCTCAGATAGGAAAGCGAAGGCGGAGCATCTTCCGGTCTCCCCGAAACCATTTCTTCTGCACCATATCCTATGCTTAATGCCAGCCAGTCGGGTAATATTTTTTTCCCATGATAAAAGTCGTTTAATGAGGCTGACAACCAGATAGTGGCACCATTGTAATCTTTCAGCAATTGCTGAATCAGATTTTCACCGAGCTCTGAAGGACG belongs to Sphingobacteriales bacterium and includes:
- a CDS encoding 2-oxo acid dehydrogenase subunit E2, which codes for MRYIFKFPDIGEGLDEGTIAEWYVEKGHRVEAGQPLVKMETDKVVTDIPSPKSGVIAAVFGKVGETIHVGNPLVEIEIEGVAGEQAVEEARKDFTTEPIEEGASVVGTMEVAGNAAFLPAGDEGFPAQEKKEKPAQRKALATPVARAMAKELNIDINDVAGTGPAGRVTINDIKKAHLSLSSIQKTAVKVAEIPDRISFEPLTQIRKAIIRNMTVSKQTIPHMTVHEEVEVSELVRIREKYRQRLAEEQIRLSFLPFIIRAVAQSLAKFKVINAQLDLENERIIFKNYINIGIAVDTPDGLVVPVIKDANTKSIKTIAQELNEISVKARERGLKLEDMKDGTFTITNYGSIGGLWANPIINHPQSAILGVGRMIKKPVIKDNQVQAGIIQPLSLAVDHRIVDGGEVTRFLNQVMEYLSDPVSLILD
- a CDS encoding alpha-ketoacid dehydrogenase subunit beta; this translates as MKVMNMVQAINDALDIKMGEDNSIVVYGEDVGVEGGVFRVTENLQNKYGEARCFDTPLAESAIMGTAVGMCAAGLRPVIEIQFCGFMYPAMNQLISHATRLHNRTRGRYKVPMVIRLPYGGGINALELHSESMEAVYGHIPGLKVVIPSTPYDAKGLLISAIESDDLILFMEPKRIYRAIKQEVPEEKFSIPLGKAKVLSEGTDVTVVAFGAMIREVQKAMVMAKQAGISVELIDLRSVYPIDKETIAKSVKKTGRVITVAEGPVSFGIGAEITALVNEHSFLSLEAPPKRVQGFDVIVPLPKGEHHYMISPEKIFYEIERTVNY
- the pdhA gene encoding pyruvate dehydrogenase (acetyl-transferring) E1 component subunit alpha; translation: MMFEKYDPAENKIFRIIDNEGVIINKEEKAGLSPEKIVESYKQMLFARTADFMAVSYQRQGRMFTFPPNYGQEAISQALALVWRKDDWFVPAFRELGAWLAKGASMKDVFMYFMGYEEGTVFRNAENMMPISVPIGSQLLHAAGIGYAVNYKKEDKVVFTVVGDGGTSTGDFHEALNFAAVWNAPVVFVIQNNQFAISVPLKKQTKSINLAVKSKAYGIPGILVDGNDLFAMYLAVKNAADYARSGNGPVLIEALTYRKGAHTTSDDPTKYRTKDEEEHWDKTDPLVRLKKYIEKNKLWDTSEEEKLIEEYKKEIDRQFTEAENQPPYPLEDVFKYMYAEMPDELKQQMAEHQKFLNWKEARK
- the lpdA gene encoding dihydrolipoyl dehydrogenase, yielding MKYDVIIIGAGPAGYVAAIRAGQVGLKTALIEKKHVGGMCLNWGCVPTKAIIESGKFFRRLQKAEEFGISGIDQKKIVFDWEQATKRAGKIVNRLTKGIEYLLKKNGVDIIEGTAIINGKGSVSVNNRLIEGENIVIATGSYPIKVEGNVAAEDIVEIENLFSLKEIPTHLVLTGHGPTVAEMAQFFAFIGRKVTVLLSDDFIIHDCDRFLSEYLFKKLQSEKITFIKAQKIDSFEKGILNAAGEEIKCDLIINCNYRKAIVPDSKAELELTDDGFIKTDDNLQTSIEGIYAIGDVNGRSYLAHAASAQGIWVINHLKGIQNNLNLRLYPLNIYTSPEIAQIGHSQSELQEMGFEIKISEFPLTANAKALSEGNNEGLIRILSEPKYGQVLGVQIIAENATDLIAEASVYMQFEATVFDIAQTIHAHPTISEIFTEAGFDAFDKAIHK